Proteins encoded together in one Temnothorax longispinosus isolate EJ_2023e chromosome 5, Tlon_JGU_v1, whole genome shotgun sequence window:
- the LOC139812835 gene encoding uncharacterized protein codes for MPIGYGYSHGATNSIQLARCIKEWLLALIKCGFKPVASVCDQGGTNIAAINLLIQQTRPALHGNEPQGHIKDNTIFLKNHKIIPLFDYVHLQKGVRNNLLTKHLMLNKNVSTDLKCPYATWDAIERLYTIDKLNKYSDIQQRMMPKLVDKHIYPALIPKMRVKYAVQVLSHTVAHYMAIVVSYKQGVVETIKGTIQLPESAAATSRTLLFFDELFDSFNGKQGQGLSSIISPQSTHKRFWQKALFTLDNMQFVEKTTLKPIRRNAPKCLKNWMWTIRGAARLWDVLQRSGFTHLNLKYINQDVLENFFGQIRDVGRRNVNPTPYQFGTAFKTLITANITSKHSVSSNCEENETDSSLALMTMFRAAEIARMENNDTNIDCAEAAVPIVEARNVFVNVHKILSFMRKKWIPICSDCAKKLENEQITNILQQAIYITEVQFPNFCHNIKLKEQVLNSMATETNYLIMHCKSALKELLDMVAMEFIQQWCNFLNKILNKKILAEFQPNYMYNQAKSLAMRYVKKGTLSRYTHLN; via the exons ATGCCAATTGGCTACGGATACAGTCATGGTGCAacaaattcaattcaattagCCAGATGCATCAAAGAATGGTTGCTAGCACTTATAAAGTGTGGTTTCAAACCAGTTGCAAGCGTTTGCGATCAAGGGGGAACTAATATTGCAGCGATCAATTTATTGATACAACAAACGCGACCTGCACTACATGGTAATG aaccACAAGGACATATAAAAGATAACaccatttttcttaaaaatcacaaaattataccACTCTTTGATTATGTTCATTTGCAAAAAGGCGTGCGGAATAACTTACTAACTAAACATTTAATGcttaacaaaaatgtatcaaCAGATTTGAAATGTCCATACGCCACATGGGATGCTATCGAACGTTTGTATACTATCGATAAACTGAACAAATATTCAGATATTCAACAACGGATGATGCCTAAATTAGTGGATAAGCATATCTATCCAGCTTTGATTCCAAAGATGAGAGTAAAATATGCTGTCCAAGTGTTAAGCCATACTGTGGCTCATTACATGGCTATTGTCGTATCTTATAAACAAG GTGTTGTTGAAACTATAAAAGGCACGATACAGTTGCCAGAAAGCGCCGCTGCTACATCAAGAACGCTATTATTCTTTGATGAATTATTCGATTCCTTTAATGGCAAACAAGGACAAGGCCTTAGTAGTATAATTAGTCCACAAAGCACGCATAAACGTTTTTGGCAAAAGGCATTATTTACGTTGGATAATATGCAATTTGTTGAAAAAACAACACTAAAACCAATAAGAAGAAATGCACCAAAGTGCTTAAAAAATTGGATGTGGACGATCCGAGGTGCTGCACGTCTATGGGATGTCCTCCAGAGAAGTGGATTTACAcatcttaatttaaaatatataaatcaagacgtactagaaaattttttcggCCAAATAAGAGACGTAGGACGTAGGAATGTCAACCCAACTCCTTACCAATTTGGAACGGCATTTAAAACACTAATTACTGCTAATATTACGTCCAAGCATTCCGTCTCTTCTAATTGTGAAGAAAACGAAACGGATAGTTCCTTAGCATTAATGACTATGTTTCGCGCAGCAGAAATTGCACGCATGGAAAATAATGACACCAACATAGATTGTGCTGAAGCTGCTGTACCAATAGTAGAAGCAAGAAATGTTTTTGTGAATGTGCACAAAATATTGAGTTTTATGCGTAAAAAATGGATACCTATATGCAGTGattgtgcaaaaaaattagaaaatgaacaaataacaaatatattacaacaaGCGATATATATAACTGAAGTGCAATTTCCAAACTTTTGccacaatatcaaattaaaagaacAAGTTTTAAATAGCATGGCGACGgagacaaattatttaataatgcacTGTAAGTCTGCTTTGAAGGAGTTGTTGGATATGGTTGCAATGGAATTTATCCAGCAGTGGtgcaattttcttaataaaatattaaataaaaaaatattagctGAATTCCAgccaaattatatgtataatcaagCTAAATCATTGGCAATGAGATATGTTAAGAAAG gtACTTTATCCAGGTATACgcatctaaattaa
- the LOC139812837 gene encoding histone H3, with the protein MARTKQTARKSTGGKAPRKQLATKAARKSAPATGGVKKPHRYRPGTVALREIRRYQKSTELLIRKLPFQRLVREIAQDFKTDLRFQSSAVMALQEASEAYLVGLFEDTNLCAIHAKRVTIMPKDIQLARRIRGERA; encoded by the coding sequence ATGGCACGTACCAAGCAGACTGCTCGCAAATCGACCGGAGGAAAGGCGCCCCGGAAACAATTGGCCACTAAAGCTGCGAGGAAGAGTGCCCCGGCCACCGGCGGTGTGAAAAAACCTCACCGTTACAGGCCCGGCACCGTGGCCCTCCGTGAAATCCGTCGTTACCAGAAAAGTACGGAATTGTTGATCCGTAAATTGCCATTCCAGCGACTCGTTCGTGAGATCGCTCAGGATTTCAAGACTGACCTCCGCTTCCAAAGCTCTGCTGTGATGGCTCTCCAGGAAGCTAGCGAGGCGTACCTCGTGGGTCTTTTCGAAGACACGAACTTGTGCGCTATTCACGCTAAGCGAGTCACCATCATGCCGAAAGACATCCAACTGGCACGTCGTATTCGTGGCGAGCGAGCTTAG